Sequence from the Streptomyces sp. NBC_00358 genome:
CCGACCAGCCCCGGAAGCCCCGGCCGCCCAGTTCCGTGCCGCGCTCGTCGAAGATGCCGATGTCCAGGGCGTTGCCCATGGTGCCGGCCGGGACGGACGGCTTGTCGTAGGTGTAGGAGACCCTGATCTCCGCGACCCCGGCCGGTACCTCGACCGGGAGGTACACGAAGTCCGGGGAGCCGGTGGGCAGGGTGCCGCGCACCGTCCTCGTCTCCTGGTCGTCCGCCGCTTCCGCGTCCGCACCGCTGGGGAAGGTCACGCTCCCCAACGTAAGCGCGGCAGCCGCTCCCGTCACGAACAGCGCGCGTCTGCCGATGCCGTGGTCGTCCTCGCACATACCGTTGCTCCCCGGGTGTCGGGCGTGCCAGTGACGCGATGAGCGACACGAGTGATGCGAAGTGCCACGGACCACCTTGGGAGAAGGCGGTGAACGGGGCCGCACGTCCGGGGAATCGACGGCTTTCGGGGAGACCGACAGATGCCGCGCGGTCCCAATGGGGTCAGGCCCGGCGATACCTGATCACCTCGACCGTATGCTCGAAGGATGACGACCTCCGCTACGGGCGCGACTCCCGGATCCGGGCCGACGGCGAACTCCATGCGCCGTGCGCTGAGGCGCGCACGGGACGGCGTCGCGCTCGACGTGAACGAGGCCGCGGTGCTGCTCCAGGCACGCGGCGCGGACCTCGACGACCTGACCGCCTCCGCCGCACGGGTGCGGGACGCGGGCCTGGAGGCGGCCGGCCGGCCCGGTGTCATCACGTACTCCAAGAGCGTCTTCGTCCCGCTGACCCGGCTGTGCCGCGACAAGTGCCACTACTGCACCTTCGTCACCGTCCCCGGCAAACTCCGCCGGGCCGGCCACGGGATGTTCATGTCCCCGGACGAGGTCCTCGACATCGCCCGCCGGGGCGCCGAACTCGGCTGCAAGGAAGCCCTGATCACCCTCGGCGACAAACCCGAGGACCGCTGGCCCGAGGCCCGCGAATGGCTGGACGCGCACGGCTACGACGACACGATCGCGTACGTACGGGCCATCTCGATCCGCATCCTGGAGGAGACGGGCCTGCTGCCGCACCTCAACCCGGGTGTCATGTCGTGGACCGACTTCCAGCGGCTGAAGCCGGTCGCCCCGTCGATGGGCATGATGCTGGAGACGACGGCGACGCGGCTGTGGTCCGAGCCCGGCGGCCCCCACCACGGTTCCCCGGACAAGGAGCCCGCCGTACGGCTGCGGGTCCTGGAGGACGCGGGCCGCTCCTCCGTCCCCTTCACCAGCGGGCTGCTGATCGGCATCGGCGAGACGTACGAGGAGCGCGCCGACTCCCTGTTCGCGCTGCGCCGGATCTCCCGCGCCTACCACGGCATCCAGGAACTGATCATCCAGAACTTCCGCGCCAAGCCGGACACCGCGATGCGCGGGATGCCGGACGCGGAACTGGACGAGCTGATCGCCACCGTGGCCGTGGCCCGGCACATCATGGGCCCGGCCGCCTGCCTCCAGGCGCCGCCCAACCTGGTCGACAGCGAGTACGCGCGGCTGATCGGCGCCGGGATCGACGACTGGGGCGGGGTCTCGCCGCTGACCATCGACCACGTCAACCCCGAGCGCCCCTGGCCGCAGATCGAGCTGCTGCGCGAGCAGTCGGCCGAGGCGGGCTTCGAACTCCGCGAACGCCTCTGCGTCTACCCGGAGTTCGTGCAGCGCGGCGAACCCTGGCTGGACCCCCGCCTGCTGCCGCACGTACGGGCCCTGGCGGACCCGGAGACGGGCCTCGCGCTCCCGGACGCGGTGGTGGAGGGGCACCCCTGGCAGGAGCCCGAGGAGGCCTTCACGTCCTCCGGGCGCACCGACCTGCACCGCACCATCGACACCGAGGGCCGCACCGGCGACCGCCGCGACGACTTCGACGCGGTGTACGGCGACTGGGAGGCACTGCGGGAGGCGGCGGCCCCCGGGATGGTGCCGTCCCGGATCGACACGGACGTACGGGCCGCACTGGCGACCGCGGCCGACGACCCGACGAAGCTGACCGACGACGAGGCCCTCGCGCTGCTGCACGCCGACGGCCCGGCGCTCGACGCCCTGTGCCGGATCGCCGACGACGTGCGCAGGGCGGCGGTCGGTGACGACGTCACCTACATCGTCACCCGCAACATCAACTTCACCAACGTCTGCTACACCGGCTGCCGTTTCTGCGCCTTCGCCCAGCGCCGCACCGACGCCGACGCGTACACGCTCTCCCTGGACCAGGTCGCGGACCGCGCCGCCCAGGCCTGGGACCTGGGCGCGGTCGAGGTGTGCATGCAGGGCGGCATCCACCCGGACCTGCCCGGCACGGCGTACTTCGACATCGCGAAGGCGGTCAAGGAACGCGTCCCCGGCATGCACGTCCACGCCTTCTCCCCGATGGAGGTGGTGAACGGCGCCACCCGCACCGGCCTGTCCATCCGCGAGTGGCTGACCGCCGCCAAGGAAGCGGGCCTCGACACCATCCCCGGCACCGCCGCCGAGATCCTCGACGACGAGGTGCGCTGGGTCCTGACGAAGGGCAAACTGCCCGCGGCGACCTGGATCGAGGTGGTCACCACGGCCCACGAACTGGGCATCCGCTCCTCCTCCACCATGATGTACGGCCATGTCGACCAGCCCCGCCACTGGCTCGGCCACTTCCGCACGCTCTCCCGCATCCAGCAGCAGACCGGAGGATTCACGGAGTTCGTGACCCTCCCCTTCATCCACACCAACGCCCCCGTCTACCTGGCCGGCATCGCCCGCCCCGGCCCGACGACCCGCGACAACCGCGCGGTCATGGCGATGGCCCGCCTCCTGCTGCACCCGCACATCCCCAACATCCAGACGAGCTGGGTCAAGCTCGGCACCGAGGGCGCGGCCGAGATGCTCCGCTCCGGCGCCAACGACCTCGGCGGCACCCTGATGGAGGAGACCATCTCCCGCATGGCGGGCTCCAGTTACGGCTCCTACAAGTCGGTCAAGGACCTGATCGCGGTCGCCGCGGCCGCAGGACGCCCGGCCCGCCCCCGCACCACCGTCTACGGCGAGGTCCCCGAGGAACGCCAGAAGGCGGCGGCGGCCTCGGACGGGCACCTGCCGGAGCTGCTGCCGGTGCTGGACTGACGTCCTCCCCGGCCCCGCGACCGGGGACTCCCGACGTGACCTGGTACGGCCGAGCCCGGACGCCGTCCCGGTGGAACCCGTACCGGCCGGACGGACCGCGTTCTCTGCCGAATGCCGCCCACACCCGACCGTTCGGGGTCACCGGGACCACGAGCCGTATATGGATCCGTACCCTCAACCGACCGTTCCTGTTCGATTACAGTGCTGAGCTGTAGGACGTGCGGACCGTGCAGCAGGAGGTCTCGGTGGGTGCGACAGCCGGTGCCGTCTGGGGCCGTGGGGAACAGCAGGACTTCCGCAGCCGGGTCCGCGGGACGCTGCTGGGCGCGGCCGTCGGGGACGCCCTGGGCGCGCCGCTCGACGGGCTCCCACTGGAGGCGATCCGCGCGGCGCACGGCCCGGAGGGCCTTTCCGACCTGGCCCCCGCGTACGGCCGGCGCGGAGCCGTCACCCACCTCACACAGCTCGCCCTGTTCAGCGTCGACGGGCTGATCCGCGCGCAGGTGCGCCGCGACACCGGGGCCTGGCATCCGCCGTCCGACGTGTACCGCGCCTACCGCCGCTGGGCGGCCACCCAGAGTGACTGGGGGCCCGACGAGCGCCGCAAGGACGACGGCTGGCTGGCCCGCGAGGAATGGCTCTACGCCCGCCGCGACCCGGCCAAGGCCTGTCTGCTCGGGCTCGCCGACGAGATCATGGGCACGCTGGACGCGCCCAAGAACCCCGGCGAGCCGGGCCCCGAGGCAGCCGCCCGCTCCGCGCCCTTCGGGCTGCTCGTCGGCTGGGAACCGCAGCTCGTGATGCAGCTCGCGGTCGAGTGCGCCGCGCAGACCCACGGCCACCCCGCGGCCTACCTGACGGCGGGCGCGTACGCCGTGATCGTCCACGCGCTCGCCCGCGGCGAGAACCTCGACGCGGCCGTGCAGCAGGCCCTCGCGCTGCTGGCGCCCCGCCCCGGGCACCAGGCGGTCGCCGCGGGGCTCCAGCAAGCGCTGGGCGCCGTACGGCGGGGAATGCCCTCGCCCGACCGGGTCGAGGAACTCGCCGGGGACGGCTCCGCCGAGGGGGCGCTCGCCGTCGCGGTGTACTGCGTGCTCGTGGGCGAGGACGTCCGGCACGGTCTGTGCCTCGCGGTGAACCACGGCGGGCCCTCCGCCGTCACCGGCGCCCTCGCCGGCGGTCTGCTGGGCGCCCTGCACGGCGAGACGGCCCTCCCGCCGGCCTGGCTGGCCGAACTGGAGGGCCGTCCCACGGTGCTGGTCCTCGCGGACGACTTCGCGATGGAGATGACCCAGGGACCCGCGCTGCACGGGGCCGCCGCCTCGTCCCCGGGCTGGCTGGCCCGCTACCCACGGGCCTGAGCCGTCCCGATCCCGATCCCGAACTCGATCCCGAGATCCGTACGTCCCTGTGGTCCCTCCAGTCCGCCCGGTCCGCTAGTCCGCCCAGTTGGCCCGGTCGGCCCGGTCGGCCGGGCCGCTGGTCCGTCTGGTCCGTCTAGTCCGTCTAGTCCGTCACGGGAGTGCCCACCACCTCGTCCGGGGCCCCCGCCGGGGCCGGGATCGCGACGGCGGCCGACCCGTCGTCGTCCGTGTTGATCATTTCGATGACCGCGTCCCGCTCCGGGGTGTCCTCGGGCTTCAGCAGGCCGATGAGGATGTACAGGACGAGGGAGATGACCATCGGGACGGAGACCTGGTACTCCAGCTTCACGTCCGTGCGCTGGGAGAAGTCCAGGTTGTAGTTGACGAAGAAGAAGGCGAGCAGACCGCAGGCCCAGCTCGTCAGCGCCGCCGTCGGACC
This genomic interval carries:
- a CDS encoding bifunctional FO biosynthesis protein CofGH, yielding MTTSATGATPGSGPTANSMRRALRRARDGVALDVNEAAVLLQARGADLDDLTASAARVRDAGLEAAGRPGVITYSKSVFVPLTRLCRDKCHYCTFVTVPGKLRRAGHGMFMSPDEVLDIARRGAELGCKEALITLGDKPEDRWPEAREWLDAHGYDDTIAYVRAISIRILEETGLLPHLNPGVMSWTDFQRLKPVAPSMGMMLETTATRLWSEPGGPHHGSPDKEPAVRLRVLEDAGRSSVPFTSGLLIGIGETYEERADSLFALRRISRAYHGIQELIIQNFRAKPDTAMRGMPDAELDELIATVAVARHIMGPAACLQAPPNLVDSEYARLIGAGIDDWGGVSPLTIDHVNPERPWPQIELLREQSAEAGFELRERLCVYPEFVQRGEPWLDPRLLPHVRALADPETGLALPDAVVEGHPWQEPEEAFTSSGRTDLHRTIDTEGRTGDRRDDFDAVYGDWEALREAAAPGMVPSRIDTDVRAALATAADDPTKLTDDEALALLHADGPALDALCRIADDVRRAAVGDDVTYIVTRNINFTNVCYTGCRFCAFAQRRTDADAYTLSLDQVADRAAQAWDLGAVEVCMQGGIHPDLPGTAYFDIAKAVKERVPGMHVHAFSPMEVVNGATRTGLSIREWLTAAKEAGLDTIPGTAAEILDDEVRWVLTKGKLPAATWIEVVTTAHELGIRSSSTMMYGHVDQPRHWLGHFRTLSRIQQQTGGFTEFVTLPFIHTNAPVYLAGIARPGPTTRDNRAVMAMARLLLHPHIPNIQTSWVKLGTEGAAEMLRSGANDLGGTLMEETISRMAGSSYGSYKSVKDLIAVAAAAGRPARPRTTVYGEVPEERQKAAAASDGHLPELLPVLD
- a CDS encoding ADP-ribosylglycohydrolase family protein, with amino-acid sequence MGATAGAVWGRGEQQDFRSRVRGTLLGAAVGDALGAPLDGLPLEAIRAAHGPEGLSDLAPAYGRRGAVTHLTQLALFSVDGLIRAQVRRDTGAWHPPSDVYRAYRRWAATQSDWGPDERRKDDGWLAREEWLYARRDPAKACLLGLADEIMGTLDAPKNPGEPGPEAAARSAPFGLLVGWEPQLVMQLAVECAAQTHGHPAAYLTAGAYAVIVHALARGENLDAAVQQALALLAPRPGHQAVAAGLQQALGAVRRGMPSPDRVEELAGDGSAEGALAVAVYCVLVGEDVRHGLCLAVNHGGPSAVTGALAGGLLGALHGETALPPAWLAELEGRPTVLVLADDFAMEMTQGPALHGAAASSPGWLARYPRA